The window tatatgaaaattgggatggaatgtctcttggcatgcaacctctatttatagagttatgcatgaaacaatacctcattttgaaacaaaagtgtttcaccaaacaaagctttttcaccaagcaaagcttatgaaacaaaacaatgtttcaccaagcaaagcttatgaaacaaaacaatgtttcaccaagcaaagcttatgaaacaaagtaatatttcatcaaattctttgaggcatttaaattggacttataatatatttatttaaatctcactactatactaagtatgtagtatatacaaatctaggtttatatactctaaatgttcaacaatttTTATTCACTTCCCCtatatttttaattcttcaactTTTGTAATTAGTTGGTCACCTTATAAGAATGACTCAAAAAGTTAATACCACAATTAAATTTCTTACTACTCCATTATTATAGTTTATAACCTTAAACTTAATTCCATAAGAAAGCTTGTTAAATTTCTTCATTTACTCTATGAAACTACATTTATACAATAATACAAGGTTCCAAACAATACCTAAAAAGGTCAAAGGACCACCAAAAGAGTACTTCATTCATTAGAACCTTCAACTTTGATTTGGGCTACTCGTCTTTAGTTCTTGTCATAGTACGGGCCGTGTTGTCCTTATGCTGGAAAGTGGTGGTCCATCCATATGATATATAGTTAGCAAGATCCATTCTCGAATAATTGACTTCTTAATCAGCTTTGATTTACCAAAACTGATCTCCTTAATTGTTTAATTAAGGTTTAGGACATATAGGCCATTACCTAGTACTTCAAATTATCAACACATCTTGGGATTATTATATATCTAACACAAATTCTCAAGTGAGATGGTCTTACGGGGAAACAAACTTTATTATTGGGCTAGTCCAATGTATATTTACTGTAtttaagtgattacttataatcaaAATGATCAATTGATAATGGGCTAATTATATTAGTTTGTCTCATGGtaagatggtctcatacaagatttgTTATGTATCtaataaataaaacttgaaCTGTTACATAATATATACATGCAATTAAcagaattttattatttatgatcaTTCGATGGCTCCTATCTAAGTGAGATATTGAGAATTGAATGTATACAATCTAGTCTTTGTTATGTCCATCAGTGATACTAATTAAAGATGTTATTTTTAATCCAATTAACCCTTGTAGCAAAGACAATATGCAATAATGAACTTTAGatgaatatataataaatgataattaaaggcaaaaaaaaaattaaataataaatttttaactgaatcaaaataaacatatttacttGCATGCAATATTCTATTTTCTCCTTCCTAAATGAAGTATCATCTTTGTTATTTTACATGTTACAAGAATGAGGACAAAATGAATTAGAGTAGAATAAATTGAAGAATTTAGGATAACAAGAATTTATTTTACATTCTTATGCAAAGTGGTGTTATATTTTccaatatataccaattactaTCTACATCTAATGATTAAATTCATTCAAGCCACTCAAAAAGAGAGACCAACACCCAAATTGAGTAAGTCAGAGGATCAAAGaatgatttttatgtgtaaaAAGTATAAGCAATATGAAGTACAAAACTTGAAAACCCAAGCTAAAAAAGTTAGCAATATGAAGGAAAAAAGGTCAGGAAAGATAAAACTTCTTAAccttatttcaaaaatatttaagattataaatttactgttaaggttaaaaataaaaaatttagcactggtttgatttttatttttcggTTAATTGTCGGTTTTAATTGGTAAGAATGGTAATAGAAAAAAAAGTGTAACTTTGGTTCAAACTTAGTCCAAGTCTAATGagtctcaaaaaaaaaagtccaaCATGTTAAATCAAATCGAATTTTGAAGTAGGTCTAATTAAGTATATAATAGAATAATAACCATGATCCTTAAATCAATTATGGTCTCATTAATTGAAAATGTATATATTATGATAGTTGAATCTTACTACGGAGTAGGCTGAATGTAAGGTGAGAATCGATCTCATaatcttttgtgaaaaataatatttgatcTCCAACTAAAATGAAATCTGATTGTCAATGACTGAATAAGCTTATTAACAGGATGATCAAAGAACTACACAAAGAACAAGGCAGAAGTATTAGTAGTAAATTATACACTAAAACATTCTTATTAattaaagagaaagagaagtaatGCATAGCCCGAAGATGAAAGTTTTAGTAACAAGAGAAAACTGTAAAGgaatataaataacaatgatGAAAGAATAGAGGTGCAAGATTGAGAACATCCCTTGGAAAACTACAAAATCCATAAATATTCTAAGCTTGGCTGCAAAACCACATGCATCTTCTAATCCTTATGTACTTCTACTAATAACCCATAATGCTTTactatttaattactttttctgtCCCCATTTGATGCTTTCCTAATGGAATATTCTCTATCTAAGTGAGAAAAAACTTATACAgatatttttttcaagttaaaatatattcacgtgacattttattaattgattaattttaacatattaaattttaaagtaaattttttatgaaatatattatgtatattaaattttaaacttataaTTTGAAAACTctgtaaaaagtaaataaaaatattgagaaCATaggaaatatttatttattatcaatctCAATGTTGATTGGTTAAAAAAGAATTGCAAGATGGAAGAAAACATGTATAAATTCTGACAAGATCAACGGTTGATAGTTGCTAATCACTTAACCAGAAGCTAAGTAATAGAATAGAATATTGTGGATATTTTGtgaatttttgtattttggtaattattttgtaattagcTAGTTTTTTTACTCTTTAAGATTACCCTTGTAGATAGTTTCCTTACTCTCCaagattatttttgtatttattttctcattttgaaataaaatggCAACCAATCACTCTACCATTTCTATCGTGGTATCAAGAGCTTAGGttctttttcttctcttcaACCCTTTTTACTTTCTTCCTTGCTCTTCAAGACAATCGTTCCCCACCCTTACCGCTGCCCCACTCTCTTGCTTCTTTTATGACTTCTCCTAAAATTTTTCCCACCACCAACTCCTCTCCGGGTATCCTTGGGTCTTGTCTAGCCCATAATTTCTTTACTGGGTCATCTCTCGCCGGACTACTTTTCTACGAGTATCAATAAAGCTATGCATACTCTCTCTTTGTTCTCTCAGGATGAACATTTCTACATGGATACTGATGCTATTTCCCATATGACTCACTCTCAAGGTAATTTTCTTAAGTATTTTTCATTGaagcatcatcatcataataatcACATAATTGTTGGTAATGATAATATGATTCCGGTTCAAGGTCACGGTGATTTACTCATTTCTCCCACTAATCCTTCCTTTACTCtcaaaaatgtcttacatgcccctaaactcattaaaaatcttatttatGTTCGTAAGTTTACTTGTGATAATAAGTTTCTGTTGATTTGATCCTTTTAGTTTTTCTGTGAAAGAATTGGGCACGGGAAATATCCTCTTATGGTCTAATAGCACTGGTAATCTTTATCCTTTCTATTCGACACATGGAGCTACCATCCCGTCCTCTCCACATTCGGCTTTTTAATCTTCTAGTATTTGGCCTTCCCGTTTAGGTCATCCGGAAAATGACATTTTGCATTTCTTATATTCTTCTAATTCTATCCAATGTAATAAAACCCCATCTTTTGTGTGTCATTCTTGTCCTTCGGATAAACATGttagattaccttttgttaattctcAATTTGTGAGTACTAAAccttttaatattattcatagtCATGTATGGTCTTCTCCCGTTTTAAGCCCTTAAGGATACAAATACTATATCCTCTTTCTTGATTAAGAAGGGGGAAATTCAAGATAAGAGATGGGGAGGAAGGGATATATTAAGGTTGGAAAAAACATATAGAGGAATCCAAAATACTATAATAagacatttatttttatttgtttatgttAGAACCAACTTAACTacaaaatactttttatttatttatgctaaattacaatatttaattaataaaatatataatctcAATCACAACTTACGGCTtgagccaaaataaaaaataaaaaacaaatttatatatagtcatagtaatTAGTAGGAACCCTCACGAATACAGCGTGGTCTTTGAGGGGTCCTTAGATTAAAATGTAATGACTAATGACTTCCCATTTGTGATATGCTCCCTTTTGTCGTTTTCTCTTGGAGTTTTCACTAGTGATGTTCTAATTTGTTTCAAATTAttgtttaaaatataaatggtTTTTTTTAGACTTGAGTGGATAATGGATAGTGTTAGTGTATACACTACAAAATATGGATAACTAGCTTGAAACTCTTGTCAAAGCATAAtctaaaatatgttttaaaattgtcttttaaaaaattatatttaactcAAGAGAGAAATTTAACATACTGCTTAATTTAGTGTGTGTAATTTTATTTGTAGTAAGTAAATTGGTTGAATAACTTATatagtgtaataattatattattatattttttatatacataAATTTAATCTTGTAACATATCTATTGCTCATAACAAGTTTCATTCGCAAAAACTTCTAACGTCTAGAACATGTTCAAACGAGAAAATAAGATCAAAAAAGATATAACTTTCAAGCTTATCATGCTCAAACTAACATAAGCTTATTTTACGCCTCTTTACTTGCTTATTTtgctttttcaattttaaattatataataatatacgtATTAGaattaagtattaatgaaaaatataataatttacagaattaattaaacaaataaaattttaattgctaTAATCAATTATTCAAATAGCTATCAATTATCCTGATAGCTATTTTACATTTCCCTTGCACCGAGCAAGCTCGTAGGACTACAGGAGTGTAGTATATGATAAAACGGTGGAAGTACTAAGAAAGAGAATTTAAAATATCGAAAGTGGGATTTGTTGTCTaatattcatcgtttattgggCCTCTTTGGGATTCCCTCAATCTATTACTCATCTATTCATATGAAGTATcccattaatttaatatattttatgcaatgtatttattcaattttcaatatatttaattatatataattaaaattaactaaaaagtgatattaataaatttacattaataataaaatacaatttaagaaTGATAGATAaatagtgtctcaaaagtaaatgagacacctataaattaaataggagggagtatctcTTTATTCAAATCCTACTCTCCCTCGGTGAGtttgtcaatatttttattttgaaccatTATTTTTACTtgataatattttcattttagataatataattatttttgaatgaagATAATATGATCTTTAGTTTCTTTAATTCTTGTCTCTTAATCTATACCACACAATTTTAGTGTCTCTTTCACTTTTTCCATCATTTTCCATCGTGGTTCTTCTGTTACTCAATATTTGCTACATTTCATTTTACACGTAATTCTATgtatattttgatattaaatttctttattttcactaaacgaaatattataaaacttatatatttaaaaacctAGATCATTTTAGgacgaataaaaaaattacatataactATATTATTTATCATGCATGAGTCAGAATTATCGAAATAAAAATTGGGATATATAAGATTGATATATAGCGATTATTATAGAACACAAAAGGTACGACTAATCTATGTGACAGagagaatatataatataataatttattaagtaAAGGAATGTTACGTAGTGATGTGTACTGTCCTCTTATGTCTATGTATTCTCTTTAAATTTCTCTTTCTCGAACCCAGTGAGATCCATCTGTTATTGCTTATGCTGCTTTTTTTCTTCTGTCTTCTTCTTCGATTTTTGTATGTCCCCTCTTCCATTCAAATCTTACCCTTATGATTCCCTTTATTTTGATtccttattaaaaatttaattttatctactTAACGCAAAACCATCAcgtgaaaataattttttaaaataattccaACTAATAATATAAGTTCTGCTCAAatcattaatatttaatttaattaatttctaccTTATCTTTAAGTTATACTTGTGCTAGCTAGCTAGTAGTTATTTATTCTTACGTCATAAAGTTATATTCCACTTTTTAGTTatgtatttatttctttttgcaTATAGAGAAGTTTATAAATAACATTACTCTAATTATATCAAAGATTACAAACATGTCAAATTTATACTTTTATCAATATCTTATCAATACTGAGACCCATGTAAATAAATCAATTTCATTTGCTTTGTACTTTAATCCATATTTTATGACCTTTAGTCTAAGGAtgccaaattaaataaaaaaatcaattatatgCAAAAAAACATAACGttcaaaataaaagtcaaattatatatatatatatatatatatatatatatatatatatatatatatatgtatatatatatatatataacattggGAGGGGAGATTTTATTTAGTGATTAAAGTGTTATGTTACCTCTAAGTTTGGTATGCTAGACTTGCTAGTAATTACTACTATTTATtacttaatattattttatattttattttttatatagaagaaaaaaataatatgaaattttgtttgattctgttctaacaaataattttataacattaaatttttttattttaaataaatatgtgCAACTAAtgatatataagatatatatctatattgaTAAAACAAAAAGTGTATCTACTAATTATAACCGACTGAAAAAATGACACAAATTAAATAACGCTCAAACTAATGATATGATATCAGAAACTATCGTAACAAGAGGTTACATGTTCGAATTTCAACCAAccctcatttaaagtagaatatttagCGCATctgtgcatccacacttctaataTGGTCTCTCGTGTGAGGGAgcatattagagtatataacattatctaaagcctcaaccatcaatttaagtttttaatctAGTTAATTACTTGACCCAAACCCCTAAAATCTGAATTTGAGTTTATCTTTCAAGGTATAAGTGTTAGTAGCTAGTATTTAAAACCCCTACATTCTCCTTACTACCTGTTATTTGTCTGTTTGCTTAGTGATTGTTCCTAGAGAAAGCAAATGGTGGGAAACTGTGAGAAAATGCTACTCATTTCTTCACCTTCTAATGAATGGTCAGAATTAGTACATGATGAGGTAGGTTTATATTTTCCTTTCTTTCTTCTCTTAGGAATTAATTGGATGGAATTTCCTGGAATCATACACAAACACACAATGCATTACACACCCACTAATACTATTATTTTGGGTCCCCATTATGTTTTTGTTTGCTAGCATTTGGATTAGTATCTTATAAAACCTTATGTGAGTAATGGGTATTCACTTCCAACCCTAAAAATAAACACCCCcacataaaaaaagaaaaaaaataaaaattttaattttcttcttgttttcttcatcttttcattttgttttgcagaataaaaatcaattagATGATCCAAAAGGAAACTTAAACAACACCAACACCAACATCAACCACAACAATATGGCTTCTGTTGTTGCTGCGACTGATCAGCAACAACATCACCATTTTCAACAAcagaaacaacaacaacaacaacgacaaCTTCAGCAACAAGCCTTAAAATGTCCTCGTTGCGACTCGACAAATACGAAATTTTGTTACTACAACAATTATAGTTTATCACAACCAAGACATTTTTGCAGGGCTTGTAAAAGGTATTGGACAAGAGGAGGTACACTTAGAAATGTTCCTGTTGGTGGTGGTTGTAGGAAGAACAAAAGGGTTAGAAGATCTTCTAATACTTTTTCTTCTTCtactactaatactaatacgactaatactaataataatagtcTAGAAGCTTCTATTAATTCAGCTTCTTCTATTGGTGGTGCTAGTTGTAATAATGGGAATAATAATGTTCATGATTTGGTTTCTTCCACCTCAAATCATGTTAATTATCCTCTATTTTATGGATTACCCACTAATCATTCACCAAATTCTGACATTAATTTCCCATTTTCAAGGTATGATCTTCAAAACCCACCTCAAATTAATGGTCTTGGATTAGGGTTTTCATCTGGGTTATTAGTTCATAATGTGCACAATAtgaatcttcatcatcatcatcattcttctcAAAACACTAAGCAAATTTCCCATGATTTGATCTCATCAAACCCTTTGATTTCTTCTACTACCACAAACATCACTTCTACTAACACACCTAGTACAATTTCTTCACTTTTGCATCAAATTAAGGGAGCCAATAATTTTCAAACATTATTGAATTCTTATCATGAtggtgataataataatgatcttCATATGAAAAATGTGAAAATGGAATTTGATAGGCAAAATAGATCATTAGATCATCATCATAATTGGAGTAATACTACTCAAAACCAAatagatcatcatcatcatcaaactaTGGTTTCATCTTCAGATCCATCTATTCTTTGGGGTAGTAGCAATGGAACTAATCTTTCTACTTGGCTTGATCCTTCCAATAATCTTGGATCTTCAGTTCCATCTTTGATCTAagtcagtttaagcttttggctGAATTGGTTATTTCTTGATCGATATGGTATAGAGACtacaaccatcagcttaaaacTTTTCTTTATATAATTAAGACCCTCAAATATTCATCATCTTAATCTCCCTTTTTGTTCAATTCATCCTACCAAACAAAAAGACTTTGCCTATTTTCCTTGGAAAAGTTCTATGtaagtgttttattttattttttttagctaAATATTGGCATTTTATTTACCATATACCAAGGAGAAAAAAGATTAAGGGTATATTGGAAAAAAGTGTGGAGGTGTTCGGATCGGAGCGTTCATGTCAGCAGCAATTAGCTAAGTCAGCTAGCTAGAGAAGTTTCAGCCTGTTTTAGAGTTTCTTTCTTTCTGtcttttgtttatttggttGAACTATTCATTTGCGCTGAGAGGAACATCCGATCCGATTTCCAAATCCAGGATAATAAAATAGAGTGAGTCGAACAGTCCTCTCATGATCAGTATGTGTTACAACTTACACAATTCAAGATTAAAAAGGGTTTTATCCAATGATCTACACCATAACCTAGGCATATCCGGACCTAAATCGTCCCCTCAACTAGTTGGAAGCTTGTCAACATCattcatgatcatcatcatcttcaacaaaTGATGCACATTGTGGGAAAAAAAGAGATTATTCAATGGTGGGAAAGAGGTATACTTTGATGGTTTCAAACTAATGCAAGCTAAGTTTTAAAAGTTCCCAAGTATTATGTgtttattgtttttttctttttaattctctttttgtatcatgtatgtatatatttgcaTGACACTATGCTATATATTCTACCCATTGTACTTTTTTACTTTGTAAAAGTTTAGGGGTGTTGGGTGTATGTAAGTGGTACTTGTTTAATTAGGACATTAGATGATGAGGAACTTTGATACATTTTGATCTAGTTTTCCTTTCGTTACTTCTTatggatgtttttttttttattttttattttttttttagggaaAAGTTTGGTATAATGGCATAGTAAAAAAGGGAGATTGGGTATTCAATGTAGTTGTTTTGGATTTGAGCCTATGGCTTTTATAATGATTCCTTTAGTTTTGTTATTAGAATCATGTGTCATTTGCATAGATTGCCTTTAAAGTCTAAACAATGGCTTAGTTAAAGGCAATAGCAACTATATTAATTTGACCCATCAAAGGTTTCTATAGGAAAGCAAATTCTTTTATTCGGCTAAAGTCATAATGAATAATCCAAAATTCTATTAATCATTATCTTAAATAtgtaatatgatgatgatatggACTTCCGGGTACACTCTACAAATCATAATCCATATGAGTAATTATTTAActtaataaaagtaatatataGTCCTATAGATAAAAGTCTCAAGGTGGGattaatatttgaaaatatGACTCCACAAATCTTAAATAATATGATAAAAGTAGGATTAATTTAAtcaataacaaacataacatcgttaaaaaattcaaatcacATATAAGCTATATTTAgatttatttatgtatattctcattatcactttaaatttactatataaaacccCAAAGTCACATTTAAAAAGCCGTCTAATGCGATAAATTGAAAAGAACTAAAGAGTATTATAACAAATGAGTAtaatattgattaattaatatgCATGGTAATGGATCTATTTAATTCTATCCTAACTAAATTCGTTAGACTATGCCACTATGGTAACATACATTAGATTGACGAAAATCAAGTAGAATAATTCGGATAATGCCCGGGAGAATATAAGATTGAAGCATCTAGGATAATACTCGGTCTTCAATATTTAATTCTATAGGGATGAACTTGCACATTAATTTTATGAGAGATTCTGGTAGTTATATTCCatcattatataatttttaatagtatatatatatacatatatatatatatatatatatatatatatatatatatatatatatatatatatatatatatatatatatatatatatatatatatatatatatatatatatatatatatatatatatatatatatatatatacatatatatatacatatatatatatatatatatacatatatatatatatatatatatatatatatacatatatatatatatatatatatatatatatatatatatatatatatatatatatatatatgtatgtatatatatatatatatatatatgtatgtatatatatgtatgtatgtatatatatatatatatatgtatgtatgtatatatatatgtatatatatatgtatatatatatatatatatatatatatatatatatatatgtatatatataaatatgtatatgtatatatatatatgtatacatataaatatatgaatatatgaatatatatatatatatatatatatatatatatatatatatatatatatgtatatatgtgtatatatatatatatatatatatatatatatatatatatatatatatatatatatatatatacatatatatatatatgtgtatatatatatatatatatatatatatatatatataaatatatgtgtatatatatatatatatatatatatatatatatatatatatatatatatatatatatatatatatatataaatatatgaatatatgtgtatatatatatatatataaatatatatatatatatatatatatatatatatatatatatatatatacatatatatatatatacatatatatatatatatatacatatatatacatatatatatatatatacatatatatatacatatatatatatatatatatatatatatatacatacatatatatatatatatatatatatatatatatatatatatacatatatacatacatatatatatatatacatacatatatatatatatatatatatatatatatatatatatatatatatatatatatatatatatatatatatatatacatatatatatatatacacacacacatacacacacacacacacacacacacacacacacatatatatatatatatatatatatacatatacatatacatatatatatatatatatatatatatatatatatatatatatatatatatatacatacatatatatatatatatatatatatatatatatatatatatatatatatatatatacatatatatatatatataatatacatatatatacatatatatatatatatatatatatatatatatatatatatatatatatatatatatatgtatatatatatatacatatatatatatatatatatatatatatatatatatatatatatatatatatatatatatacatatatatatatacatatatataaatatatatatacatatatatatatatatatatatatatatatatatatatatatatatatacatatgtatatatacatatatacatatatatatacatatatatatatatatatatatatatatatatatatatatatatacatatatatatatatatacatatatatatatatatatagatatatatatatatacatatatatatatatatatatatatatatatatatatatatatatacatatatatatacatatatatatacatatatatatatatatatatacatatatatatatatatatacatatacatatacatatacatatatatatatatatatatatatatatatatatatatatatatatatatatatatatatatatatatatatatatgtatgtatgtatatatatatatatatgtatgtatatatatatatgtatatatatatgtatatatatatacatatatatatatatatatatatacatatatatatatatatatatatatatatatatatatatatatatatatatataaatatatatatatatatatatatatatatatatatatatatatatatatatatatatatatatatacatatatatatatatatatacatatatatatatatacatatatacatatatatatatatatatatatatatatatatatatatatatatatatatatatatatatatatatatatatatatatatatatatatacatatatatatatatatatatacatatacatatacatatgtatatatacatatgtatctatatatatatatatatatatatatatatatatatatatatatatatatatatatatatatttatatatatgtatgtatgtatatatatatatatatatatatatatatatatatatatatatatatatatatatatatatatatatatatatgtatatatat of the Amaranthus tricolor cultivar Red isolate AtriRed21 chromosome 6, ASM2621246v1, whole genome shotgun sequence genome contains:
- the LOC130815928 gene encoding dof zinc finger protein DOF1.4-like is translated as MVGNCEKMLLISSPSNEWSELVHDENKNQLDDPKGNLNNTNTNINHNNMASVVAATDQQQHHHFQQQKQQQQQRQLQQQALKCPRCDSTNTKFCYYNNYSLSQPRHFCRACKRYWTRGGTLRNVPVGGGCRKNKRVRRSSNTFSSSTTNTNTTNTNNNSLEASINSASSIGGASCNNGNNNVHDLVSSTSNHVNYPLFYGLPTNHSPNSDINFPFSRYDLQNPPQINGLGLGFSSGLLVHNVHNMNLHHHHHSSQNTKQISHDLISSNPLISSTTTNITSTNTPSTISSLLHQIKGANNFQTLLNSYHDGDNNNDLHMKNVKMEFDRQNRSLDHHHNWSNTTQNQIDHHHHQTMVSSSDPSILWGSSNGTNLSTWLDPSNNLGSSVPSLI